GCCACGACAACCGCGCCACCTACGCCAAAGGAAGTCATAAAAGGAATACCGATCAGCAGCAGGCCACAGAAGCCGATCATTACGATCAGGCCGCTGAAGAGAATGGCTTCTCCCGAGGTTGCGATTGTCCATGCCACTGCTTCGCGCACAGTGCGCCCGTTGGCTAGCTCATCACGGAAACGCCGCGTCATGAAAAGGCTGTAGTCGATGGAGATACCAAGTCCTACCACCGATGCCACATTCAGCACGAAGATACTCATGTTAGTATGCAGCGCAATGGCGTAGATCAGAGCAAGAGCTATCGGTACCGCGACCATGGCCAGCATTAACGGCGTTAGAGCGGCAAGCAGCGTGCCAAAAACCACCAGCAGTACCAGCAATGCAATCGGCAGCGCGAAGAACTCGGCATGCTCGGTATCCGATTGAGTGATATGCGAAAAATCTCTGCTGATGGCCGGATCACCGGTAACGTAGGCATGTGCAGGACCGGCGGAAGCCTCAGCGGACACTAGCTTCTGGAAATCATCAAGCTGATCCTTCACAGCGCTCGAATTTACGCTGAAACTGACCGTGACAAACAGTGTGCGGCCATCCTGACCCGGCCCGCTCTCGACAACGCCGGAAACATACGGAAAAGCGCGAACCTTACTGGTGAAATTTTGTACCTCTTGCCGGTAATTCGCGGCATTAACGCTCGTCTGATCTGATTGGAAGACTACCAGTAGCTGTGTGGGCGTCGGACGTAATTTGCTGGAAATAATGCTACTGACATGCCCCGCTTCACTGCCGCTATAAGAATATCCCCCGCTTTGCAGGACAGACCCCACCTTCGTCACGAATGGAATGCTGACGGCGAGCGCGACAACCCAGAATACCAGGATGAACCAGCGAAAGCGATGCACCTGCCGGCCGTAAGCAAGCCCCAGCCGGTACAGCCAGTGCTTTTCAACGCCTGCATTGGCTTCCCCCTGATTCTGTTCTAAACGCTTCGCCTCAACTATATGTACTTGATCGTTTTTTGATTCTTCTCGTATCTGCATGGAACACAACCCCTTAACTGAAAGCGAACCAGAAACATCCTGGCCCGGCACTATTGTATGCGCAACAGTCAAGATGTTTTATCGTGCTATTGCTTATGTTTTGATATGTACTGTTTCATAGTATACTATCAATTTCATATGATTTGGTAGGGCCTTGAATTGCTGTGATAGATCAATCCAGATGTGTAAACCCTCAAGAAGCCCCGCTTTAATGGTCTTTTTGGTATACAGTGGGCTTACAATGAAAGCGAGAAAAAAAGTTTTTGTAGGAAAATTATGCTATGCTCTTCCATCCAGCCCTTTATCAGATATTTGCAAATTCTTGCCAAGTATCTGATTTTTATTGCCAAATATATTGACAATTTCACCAATCCATGTTAATATCTGCATAGAGTTAACGATAATTGCCAGGCAATCGAAGAGAAACGTCAAGAAGACCGGTCTTTGACATAACAAGCCAGGAGGCAAGGCAATGAATTTTAATGTCAACCATTATGATAGATTGGCGGTTGAGCATCGTCAAGGGATACAGCATGAGAGCGAACAGCAGCATTTGCTGGCATGCCTTCCCCATCATCTTATGGCTCGTCGAGCGGCCGGTCGGTTGGGCGTTCTACTCGTAACCCTGGGCACCAGATTAGAGAAGCTTGACCGGCGCAGTGAGACGGTGGCTTATGATCTGGGAAGATGAGCGAACCAAGAACATGAAGATGGATTTAGGAGGAATGTAGCATGCATCCTATTATTACACGCGACCCGGTGAGTGGCAACGAATTGATTGTGACCCGCCTGGAATGTCCCCAGAGCGGCATTGTGATCGAGGGGCAATTCAGCCTGGGTTGGATCGGTCGTTTGAGCCGCGAGCAACTTGATTTTGTCGAGTTGCTGGTGAAGAATCGCGGAAACATCCAGAAACTGGCCGCGGACCTGGATATCGCCTATAATACCGCGCGCAGTCGTCTAGACGAGATCGTGACCGCGTTGGGTGGAACGCCGGAGAGCAATGGCCGCGTTGACCGTCGCTTAATTCTGGACCGCCTCGCTTCCAAAGAGATCAGTGTAGAGGAAGCTATGCGCTTGCTGAGAGGTTAATATCATGATCACTGCTGGCGATGAGCGCGGCGATACGCCGGGAGGTTTTTACAGATTGGATCTGTATGCAGGTAGTACACTGTCAGGGTCAACCTCGGAGCGCAATCGCATTCTGATGATGGTCGAATCTGGACAAATTTCGGCAGTGGAAGCCGCGCAACTACTGGATGCGCTGCAATCCCAACGCGAGCGAGCGGGGGAGCGCAACTCGAACCGCACGCTACGTATCTGGATGTCCGATATGACGACCAGGCGCAAAAAATACAATATGACCGCGACTCTGCCAATCAACCTGATCGGCGCGTGCCTGCACCTGCTGGGGCGCCTTGTGCCGCAATTGAATAACAACACTATAGAAGACTTATTGCGCACCATCGAGAGTGGTGCCACAGGTCGCCTGCTGGATTTGCAAGACCTGGAAGAAGGCAAACGTGT
The sequence above is a segment of the Ktedonobacteraceae bacterium genome. Coding sequences within it:
- a CDS encoding DUF2089 domain-containing protein, whose protein sequence is MHPIITRDPVSGNELIVTRLECPQSGIVIEGQFSLGWIGRLSREQLDFVELLVKNRGNIQKLAADLDIAYNTARSRLDEIVTALGGTPESNGRVDRRLILDRLASKEISVEEAMRLLRG